In Nanohaloarchaea archaeon SW_7_43_1, a single window of DNA contains:
- a CDS encoding CopG family transcriptional regulator, producing MSNTRVNFRLPEDLIEKADVAAKISHKNRTEIIKQALQEYLQTVEDQEEFKEAVVELYLDDEIGFDTLKQFVGRQDAESVKASKTLLEQGDDLADELAQL from the coding sequence ATGAGTAATACTAGGGTGAACTTTCGGCTTCCAGAAGACTTGATTGAGAAGGCGGATGTGGCCGCCAAAATCTCGCACAAGAACCGGACGGAGATCATCAAGCAGGCTCTTCAAGAATATCTTCAAACGGTTGAAGATCAGGAAGAGTTCAAGGAGGCGGTCGTCGAACTCTACCTTGACGATGAAATCGGGTTCGATACGTTGAAACAGTTTGTTGGGCGGCAGGACGCCGAATCCGTCAAGGCATCTAAAACATTGCTGGAGCAGGGAGACGACCTGGCCGACGAACTCGCCCAATTATAG
- a CDS encoding mRNA cleavage and polyadenylation specificity factor-like protein: MTEIKHRNGIRVEGDTSFALDSYKGDQDYSIVSHAHADHALKKDSGTVICSQVTREITETRFDVSIDTVESENVELMSSGHIIGSSAALINDEVLYTGDVATRDRAYIDGFDPVKAEELIIESTYGIPSYRFPDQKEIEKEIKDWVKDTERPLLLFVYSLGKAQKIQHLVQQVTDKPIIAHGAVKKMNDVIEKNSDLDFRAMKYSENKSVLEDNGIMVAPTRCSQANYIENLVEKHGGVKAGFSGWAVNDSFKYRGEYDKGFPFSDHCDFDELVEVVEKVDPEKVYTHHGFDEAFASYLSREKDINARALKNNQSSLTDF, encoded by the coding sequence ATGACAGAGATAAAACACAGGAACGGTATCAGAGTGGAAGGCGATACAAGTTTCGCTTTAGACAGTTACAAAGGCGATCAGGACTACAGTATAGTTTCACACGCACACGCAGATCATGCATTGAAAAAGGATTCAGGCACTGTCATATGTTCCCAGGTTACCAGAGAAATTACAGAGACAAGGTTTGACGTATCCATCGATACTGTTGAGTCTGAAAACGTTGAACTGATGTCTTCCGGCCATATAATAGGTTCTTCAGCTGCATTAATCAATGATGAAGTTCTTTACACAGGTGATGTGGCAACTAGGGACCGGGCCTATATTGACGGATTTGACCCTGTAAAAGCGGAGGAGCTCATAATAGAATCAACATATGGTATTCCAAGCTACCGTTTCCCGGATCAAAAAGAGATCGAGAAAGAGATTAAAGACTGGGTAAAGGACACTGAAAGACCTCTATTACTATTCGTTTACTCCCTTGGAAAAGCGCAGAAGATCCAGCATCTTGTCCAACAGGTAACTGATAAACCGATCATCGCCCACGGCGCTGTGAAGAAGATGAACGATGTCATAGAGAAAAACTCTGACCTGGATTTCCGTGCCATGAAATACAGTGAGAACAAATCGGTTCTAGAAGATAACGGCATAATGGTGGCCCCAACCCGTTGCTCACAGGCAAATTATATCGAAAACCTGGTCGAAAAACACGGCGGGGTAAAAGCAGGTTTCTCAGGATGGGCGGTGAATGATTCCTTCAAATACAGAGGAGAATACGACAAAGGATTCCCTTTCTCCGATCACTGTGACTTCGATGAATTAGTAGAAGTTGTAGAGAAAGTTGATCCGGAAAAAGTATACACCCACCACGGTTTCGACGAAGCATTTGCCTCATATCTCTCCCGGGAAAAAGACATTAACGCAAGGGCGCTAAAGAATAATCAGTCAAGTCTTACCGATTTCTGA
- a CDS encoding DUF91 domain-containing protein, with amino-acid sequence MFSIDKDNIELEAVEKEDFAKLDILERQDLEEWVIEQPKILGEDLLVIGSELQNYEDINERLDVLTLDRDGNLVVIELKRDKADKTTDLQAIKYASYIATFTAEDIQEEYRDFWKERRNKEITPEEVGEMFSSFLEDSDKELRKTDKGFIDFSLNDKPRIMLVAGNFGKEVTSPVLWLTQEYGVDITCVELEAFQHQERILINSRQIIPVPETEEYMAKRREKQEKQEASKRRGRALPVLTEEGYLEEGDTLYFNPEQVPEDFKKEYKREDSFWKAEFTGKTGRSDNLEWGKDNKEYSPTGLAKEILDRNKPLDGNDYWIHPAHNNRTLKQLRNNEA; translated from the coding sequence GTGTTTTCAATAGACAAGGATAACATAGAGCTTGAAGCAGTAGAGAAAGAGGACTTCGCAAAACTTGATATACTGGAGAGACAGGATCTGGAGGAATGGGTGATCGAGCAGCCAAAAATACTCGGAGAGGACCTACTTGTCATAGGCTCGGAACTTCAGAACTATGAAGACATCAACGAAAGACTCGATGTTTTGACACTCGACAGAGACGGAAATCTCGTAGTAATCGAACTCAAAAGAGACAAAGCTGACAAGACCACAGACCTTCAAGCGATAAAATACGCATCTTACATTGCGACATTCACAGCTGAAGACATACAAGAAGAATACCGAGACTTCTGGAAAGAACGCAGAAACAAAGAAATAACACCTGAAGAAGTCGGAGAAATGTTCAGCAGTTTCCTTGAAGATTCTGACAAGGAACTAAGGAAGACAGACAAAGGCTTCATCGACTTCTCTCTGAACGATAAACCAAGGATAATGTTAGTAGCAGGCAACTTCGGAAAAGAAGTAACAAGTCCCGTCCTCTGGCTTACACAAGAATACGGCGTAGACATCACCTGCGTAGAACTCGAAGCATTCCAACACCAAGAAAGAATACTAATCAACTCCCGCCAGATAATCCCTGTTCCCGAAACCGAAGAATATATGGCTAAACGCCGTGAGAAACAGGAGAAGCAGGAAGCCAGTAAACGCCGAGGAAGAGCATTACCCGTCCTCACCGAAGAGGGATACCTGGAAGAGGGCGACACTCTTTATTTCAATCCCGAGCAAGTTCCTGAAGATTTCAAGAAAGAGTATAAACGTGAAGATAGCTTCTGGAAAGCAGAATTTACGGGGAAAACTGGTAGAAGTGACAATCTGGAATGGGGAAAAGACAATAAGGAATACTCTCCAACAGGGCTGGCAAAAGAAATCTTGGACAGAAATAAACCATTAGACGGCAACGATTACTGGATACATCCAGCTCATAATAACAGAACTCTGAAGCAGCTTAGAAATAACGAGGCATAG
- a CDS encoding ATP-dependent helicase produces the protein MPAQETANNSSDEESEDFLVDAPIDFDYDINSKLNTERSKARPKKHFLAIESARMSVAHAHQELKAVEHIRNRVKLLDHQLDAAHSALFRMNGGALFADEVGLGKTIEIGMVLKEMDFRNTHDSFLVLTPAQLANQWRRELNEKFGLGFVSNYDDGFENFRNHDKIVASVDTAKSGMAMEEVLSRTWDAVILDEAHYVRNDDTDRYDLLDALDYEYAFFATATPLQNDITDLYNIIDLIRPGVFGSYEEFESKYITEDGSIKNGEQFRNQLNKVMIRNRRAETDIDFTNRDISTRTFKPSEKEKELYEKVSSLVRSTYSTKRGRHLVLLTLQKEVVSSPSALLGTVEKRLDKEDEELDESERKKLLEIEKIASSMDETTKQKYLKIVLENVQENIEKGRAIVFTEFRNTQNEIVEVVREMDSPVHTVNGDYSSKEKDMIIQEFEEEGGILVTTDAISEGRNIQFCNVLINYDLPWNPMKVEQRIGRVDRIRQDREVYVFNLALEETIEEHVLNKLYSKINLFQQSVGDLKEILSGMESSGKEFKNEVFTRLVDADDERELENNFEEMAVSLQHKSEAVEKLEDFNKDVFEGFEFGGDKDE, from the coding sequence GTGCCAGCTCAAGAGACAGCTAATAACTCCAGTGATGAAGAATCAGAGGATTTTCTAGTAGATGCTCCTATCGACTTTGACTATGATATCAATTCGAAGTTGAATACGGAACGATCTAAGGCCAGACCAAAAAAGCATTTTCTGGCTATAGAAAGCGCTAGAATGTCAGTTGCACATGCACATCAGGAATTAAAAGCAGTAGAACACATTCGAAATAGAGTAAAACTTCTTGATCACCAGTTAGATGCCGCCCACAGTGCCCTTTTCAGAATGAATGGTGGAGCACTATTTGCAGATGAGGTAGGTTTGGGGAAAACTATTGAAATCGGGATGGTCCTAAAAGAAATGGATTTCAGGAACACACATGATTCATTTCTAGTACTAACCCCTGCTCAGCTAGCTAACCAATGGAGAAGAGAGTTGAATGAAAAATTTGGACTAGGCTTCGTGTCTAACTACGATGATGGATTTGAAAACTTCAGAAATCATGATAAGATTGTAGCTAGTGTTGATACTGCGAAATCGGGTATGGCCATGGAAGAGGTACTTAGCAGAACATGGGATGCAGTAATTCTGGATGAAGCTCACTACGTACGAAACGATGATACGGACAGATATGATTTATTGGATGCATTAGATTATGAATATGCTTTCTTTGCAACAGCAACCCCTCTTCAAAACGATATAACTGATCTCTACAATATCATTGACTTAATCCGACCAGGAGTATTTGGAAGCTACGAAGAGTTTGAAAGCAAATACATAACTGAGGACGGAAGCATAAAGAATGGCGAACAGTTCAGAAATCAACTGAATAAAGTAATGATCAGAAATAGAAGAGCTGAAACAGACATAGACTTCACAAATAGAGATATCAGCACAAGAACATTCAAGCCTTCTGAAAAAGAGAAAGAACTTTACGAAAAAGTTAGCAGTTTGGTAAGATCGACATACTCCACAAAAAGAGGTCGGCACTTGGTACTTCTAACGCTTCAGAAAGAGGTCGTCAGCAGCCCATCAGCATTGTTGGGTACTGTAGAGAAAAGATTAGATAAGGAAGACGAAGAATTAGATGAATCGGAGAGAAAGAAACTTCTGGAGATTGAGAAAATAGCAAGCAGTATGGACGAAACGACTAAACAGAAATATCTGAAGATAGTGCTTGAAAATGTACAGGAAAACATCGAAAAAGGCCGTGCAATAGTATTCACAGAGTTTAGAAACACGCAGAATGAGATTGTAGAAGTAGTTCGGGAAATGGATAGCCCAGTACATACAGTCAATGGCGACTACAGCAGCAAAGAAAAGGATATGATAATCCAAGAGTTTGAGGAAGAAGGAGGTATTTTGGTTACTACAGATGCTATCAGCGAAGGTAGAAATATCCAATTCTGCAATGTTCTGATTAACTACGATCTTCCTTGGAATCCTATGAAAGTAGAACAAAGAATAGGTAGAGTTGATAGGATAAGACAGGATAGAGAGGTTTATGTCTTTAATTTAGCTCTTGAGGAAACGATAGAAGAACATGTATTGAACAAGTTATACAGCAAGATTAATCTATTCCAACAATCTGTAGGCGATCTTAAGGAGATTCTGTCCGGTATGGAGAGTTCAGGTAAAGAATTTAAGAATGAGGTATTTACAAGGCTTGTTGATGCAGATGATGAGAGAGAACTAGAAAATAACTTTGAGGAGATGGCGGTTTCGCTTCAACATAAAAGTGAAGCGGTCGAAAAACTTGAAGACTTCAATAAAGACGTGTTTGAAGGATTTGAGTTTGGAGGCGATAAAGATGAGTGA
- the glmS gene encoding glutamine--fructose-6-phosphate transaminase (isomerizing) has translation MCGIIGYKGSEDASGIVRKALEKLEYRGYDSAGIATVGNPSLKIEKGEGTIEDVLDTDIEEQLDGKTGIGHTRWATHGEVNDTNAHPHVGEDKHVAVVHNGIINNHEEIKQELDVEMKSDTDTEVIPHLIERELEKANGLKEVCENVMDRIEGSYAVLASLNTGEMLAMKQGSPLVVSETDGEIFLGSDVTPFLNQVEDAYFFEDRDYAVIDEEIQIYSQGKKKDFEYREIDWDAGEASKQGYNHFMEKEIYEQSTTIKRAALQDRKDMEKSVDMIENAERVYLTGCGTSSYAASLGAKYLREAGHRVEVEQSHELEYRSDEITEDDLIIAISQSGETADLLSLLDEVDAEVLSIVNVVGSTLDRQSGHTLYVNAGPEIGVASTKAFTAQLTVLKMMSYTAQGELEAGRESLVETASKVENVLKENEETVTELSKYLQKKENVYFIGRSTGYEIARESALKLKELSYIHAESFPGGEFKHGTLALIEEGVPVVGILGEGDEEMMSNIAEAKSRGADIIGSGKEKIEGFKQFIQIPDDENSEILQIVPFQMLAYKTALKKGNNPDKPRNLAKSVTVK, from the coding sequence ATGTGCGGAATAATCGGTTATAAGGGAAGTGAGGACGCTTCAGGAATAGTCAGAAAAGCCCTGGAAAAACTTGAGTACAGAGGTTATGACTCTGCGGGGATCGCCACGGTAGGAAATCCATCGCTCAAGATAGAGAAGGGAGAAGGAACGATTGAAGATGTCTTAGATACAGATATCGAGGAACAGCTTGATGGAAAAACAGGGATTGGACACACCCGCTGGGCCACACATGGAGAGGTAAACGATACTAACGCCCACCCGCATGTAGGGGAAGACAAACATGTTGCGGTTGTACATAACGGTATAATCAACAACCATGAGGAGATAAAGCAGGAACTTGACGTGGAGATGAAGTCCGATACAGATACAGAGGTAATACCCCATCTGATCGAGAGAGAACTGGAGAAAGCTAACGGTCTTAAGGAAGTGTGTGAAAATGTTATGGACAGGATAGAGGGTTCCTACGCTGTTCTCGCCAGTTTAAACACAGGAGAAATGCTTGCCATGAAACAGGGTTCACCACTTGTAGTCTCAGAAACCGATGGTGAAATCTTCCTGGGATCCGATGTTACTCCTTTCCTCAACCAAGTTGAAGACGCCTATTTCTTCGAGGACCGCGACTACGCAGTAATTGACGAAGAAATCCAGATATACAGTCAAGGTAAAAAGAAAGATTTCGAATACAGGGAGATAGACTGGGACGCAGGAGAAGCCTCAAAACAGGGTTACAACCACTTCATGGAGAAAGAGATCTACGAGCAGTCCACAACTATCAAGAGAGCCGCGCTTCAGGACCGGAAAGATATGGAGAAGTCAGTGGATATGATAGAAAATGCTGAAAGAGTGTACCTGACCGGATGTGGAACATCCAGCTACGCCGCATCACTGGGAGCCAAGTATCTGCGAGAGGCAGGGCATAGAGTTGAAGTAGAGCAGTCACATGAACTTGAATACAGATCCGATGAAATAACTGAAGACGACCTGATTATTGCGATCAGCCAGAGCGGGGAAACAGCGGACTTGCTCTCACTCCTTGACGAAGTTGATGCAGAAGTGCTTTCAATCGTCAATGTTGTCGGATCCACACTTGACAGACAGTCGGGGCATACCCTTTATGTCAATGCAGGTCCGGAAATAGGGGTCGCATCCACAAAGGCTTTCACCGCCCAGCTTACAGTACTGAAAATGATGAGTTACACCGCTCAGGGAGAACTGGAAGCCGGTAGAGAATCACTAGTTGAAACAGCTTCAAAAGTTGAGAACGTTCTCAAGGAAAATGAAGAGACAGTTACAGAACTCAGTAAATACTTACAGAAAAAGGAGAACGTTTACTTCATCGGGAGAAGCACAGGGTACGAAATTGCCAGGGAATCGGCGCTGAAGCTGAAAGAACTGTCCTACATACATGCAGAATCATTTCCCGGCGGCGAGTTCAAACACGGAACCCTCGCGCTTATAGAAGAAGGAGTACCTGTAGTCGGAATTCTTGGAGAGGGGGATGAAGAAATGATGTCGAATATTGCAGAGGCCAAGAGCCGGGGCGCAGACATAATCGGTTCCGGGAAAGAAAAAATTGAAGGTTTCAAACAGTTTATCCAGATACCAGATGATGAGAACTCTGAAATCCTGCAGATTGTGCCTTTCCAGATGCTTGCATACAAGACTGCACTGAAGAAAGGAAATAACCCTGATAAGCCCAGAAACTTGGCGAAGAGCGTTACTGTAAAGTAA
- a CDS encoding ATP-dependent DNA helicase, whose amino-acid sequence MTEEFSPNQEQQELIESMDGIYKVDAGAGTGKTFTITRRYAHILEQEDVEPEDILLLTFTDNAADEMKERIINHCSYDMKALREAPISTFHSLAKKIIIENGFEAPKYLGIDDHVTSSTRLLENEVLEKQEFRQFINSFIERNPQYNKIYRVLYDYEELLSLIKSLAAKGIVPTEEGWYRNSEKYLDGDFDKFQEVFEEMNEPGEGSRGPTQSDFLNKAGGIFRDKCLPEDAPGYSEVKESKQIGSGYAEEAFQQNREELKHFIHDIYFEYLKYCLSQNYLNFNFLLVFAYALLCEDDELRQELSFNYSMIDEFQDTNEIQFKVAMLLSEGNIAVVGDWKQSIYSFQYANVDNIREFRERLQKYKKELNQEQERINYPVDDVERIDLKKNYRSTQEILDFSEDSLTLPGKDGEEVEEKDIVSLGTNKEEFNTSITKLKSENELEVILHKIQEIIGNPDYSLEEEDRPPEYDDIAILTRNRNFGLELQEKAEEYGIPVAYEGGVELFKTKPAIILLAWLRVLNYRESKKGWAVILEEAGYKLAETEHILEKEEYPEEMMKFRSELDKLDDVSSVSRKVFSRYGIENGFSNKVIQVLQDTLDSSYKNLGDLIRFIEECIEEGETYEVDDSKPEAVTVQTIHSAKGLEYPIVFISDINRRHFPSNQGSSSRIIYEDPVGLRQKKIYSEEKSYLYDNWKASLVSKVLTGDYDEERRLMYVAMTRAEQYLFFTAENNNESPFFEHLNLETKKLTPELEKTEFRSGKGKELEVDELEEKASVKRSVHAVMELDETTGGRGPEFGTKVHEFAEKYANGEDVEPDEEIKEDTENVIEFIDSLDGELRTEVPIKIPVGEDGRKVVYHGVIDLLHIKDNKVEIIDWKTDLTKVNNEEYQKQLKIYEKGINEIFDEKEVEKGIFYSAQ is encoded by the coding sequence AGAGGATTATCAACCACTGCAGTTACGACATGAAAGCTCTGCGGGAAGCTCCGATATCCACCTTTCATAGCTTGGCTAAGAAGATAATTATAGAGAACGGATTTGAAGCACCAAAATATCTGGGAATCGATGACCACGTAACTAGCTCAACCAGATTACTTGAAAACGAGGTTCTAGAAAAACAGGAGTTCCGACAGTTTATAAACAGCTTCATAGAGAGAAATCCTCAGTACAACAAAATTTATCGAGTTCTCTACGACTACGAAGAGCTTCTCAGCCTGATCAAATCTCTCGCAGCAAAAGGAATCGTACCTACAGAAGAAGGCTGGTATCGTAATTCGGAAAAATATCTGGATGGAGACTTTGATAAGTTCCAAGAAGTTTTCGAGGAAATGAATGAACCAGGAGAAGGTTCTAGAGGACCTACACAGTCAGACTTCCTGAATAAAGCTGGAGGGATTTTCAGAGACAAGTGTCTGCCAGAGGATGCACCTGGCTACAGCGAGGTAAAGGAATCAAAGCAGATCGGCTCGGGGTACGCTGAAGAAGCTTTTCAGCAAAACCGGGAAGAGCTGAAGCATTTCATACATGACATCTACTTCGAGTATCTGAAGTACTGTCTCTCCCAGAACTACCTTAACTTCAACTTCCTCCTAGTGTTTGCCTACGCTCTTCTCTGTGAAGACGACGAGCTAAGGCAAGAGCTCAGCTTCAACTATTCTATGATCGATGAGTTCCAGGATACCAACGAGATCCAGTTCAAGGTCGCAATGCTTCTCTCAGAAGGCAACATCGCAGTAGTAGGAGACTGGAAACAGAGCATCTACAGCTTCCAATACGCCAATGTTGACAACATACGAGAATTCAGAGAGCGGCTCCAGAAGTATAAGAAGGAGCTCAACCAGGAGCAGGAACGGATAAACTACCCAGTAGATGATGTGGAAAGAATAGATCTGAAAAAGAACTACAGATCCACACAGGAAATACTTGACTTCTCCGAAGATAGTCTAACGCTGCCAGGAAAAGACGGTGAAGAAGTAGAAGAAAAAGATATAGTTTCTCTAGGAACCAATAAAGAAGAATTCAATACTTCGATAACCAAGCTGAAGTCAGAGAACGAGCTAGAAGTAATCCTGCACAAGATCCAAGAGATAATTGGAAATCCTGACTACAGTCTGGAGGAAGAAGATCGCCCGCCCGAATACGATGATATCGCTATCCTTACACGTAATCGGAACTTTGGCCTCGAACTACAGGAAAAAGCCGAGGAATACGGCATACCTGTTGCATATGAAGGAGGAGTAGAACTCTTCAAGACAAAGCCAGCGATTATACTTCTAGCCTGGCTACGAGTACTCAACTACAGGGAATCCAAGAAAGGCTGGGCAGTAATACTCGAGGAAGCAGGCTACAAATTGGCAGAAACAGAACACATACTCGAAAAAGAAGAGTATCCGGAGGAAATGATGAAGTTCAGATCGGAGCTGGATAAGCTGGACGATGTTTCATCTGTATCAAGGAAAGTATTCTCCAGATACGGAATCGAAAACGGATTCTCCAATAAAGTCATACAGGTTCTTCAAGACACGCTTGACTCCAGCTACAAGAACCTCGGAGATCTAATCAGGTTCATAGAAGAATGCATCGAAGAAGGAGAAACTTACGAAGTAGATGATTCCAAACCGGAGGCAGTAACAGTACAGACCATCCACTCAGCCAAAGGCCTGGAATACCCAATAGTATTTATCTCAGATATAAACCGTAGACATTTTCCATCTAACCAAGGCAGCAGCTCAAGGATAATCTATGAAGATCCGGTAGGACTGCGACAGAAGAAGATCTACTCAGAGGAAAAAAGTTATCTCTACGACAACTGGAAAGCCAGCCTGGTCTCAAAGGTACTTACAGGAGACTATGATGAGGAGCGCCGACTCATGTATGTGGCGATGACCAGAGCCGAACAATACCTCTTCTTTACAGCAGAAAACAACAACGAAAGCCCATTCTTCGAACACCTTAACCTTGAAACAAAGAAATTAACTCCCGAACTAGAAAAGACGGAGTTCCGAAGTGGGAAAGGAAAAGAACTGGAAGTAGATGAACTAGAGGAAAAAGCCTCGGTTAAGCGTTCAGTACACGCAGTAATGGAACTAGACGAAACCACTGGAGGCAGAGGACCAGAGTTTGGTACCAAGGTACACGAGTTTGCGGAGAAGTATGCTAATGGAGAAGATGTTGAACCCGATGAAGAAATAAAAGAAGATACCGAGAATGTGATTGAATTCATCGATTCGCTTGATGGCGAGCTACGGACAGAGGTCCCGATTAAGATTCCTGTTGGAGAGGATGGTAGGAAAGTGGTTTATCACGGAGTCATCGATCTTCTACATATTAAAGATAATAAAGTAGAGATAATCGACTGGAAAACAGATCTAACAAAAGTGAATAATGAAGAGTACCAGAAGCAGCTAAAGATCTATGAGAAAGGTATAAATGAAATATTTGATGAGAAAGAAGTAGAGAAAGGAATTTTCTACAGTGCCCAGTAG